In Oxalobacteraceae bacterium OTU3CINTB1, the sequence CTGGCGCAGACGACGCGCGTGGTTGCCGCCGTGGCGCGCGGCGAGCCGTCCACCGCGCTGGTACTGACGATGCAGTATCTGCACCACGCGTCGGGCCGGCAGTCGAAGTGGCCGCCGCACCTGCTGCACCGTGTCGTCGAGGAGACTCTGCGCGACGGCGCGTTGATCAACGCGCTGCGCGTGGAGCCGGAACTGGGCACGCCTGCACGCGGCGGCCTGCCCGCGACCACGGCGCGACGCACACCGGAGGGGTGGCGCATCAGCGGCCGCAAGATCTATTCGACCGGCATACCGCGTCTGACCTGGCTGGGCGTTTGGGCCCGCAGCGACGATCCGGAACCGCTGGTCGGCAGCTGGCTGGTGCGCCGCGACACACCGGGCATCACAGTTATCGAAAACTGGGATCACCTGGGCATGCGCGCCACCGGTAGCCACGAGGTGGTGTTCGACGACGTGCTGGTGCCGCTCGATCATGCGGTGGAAGTGGCGCCGGCCGGTGCCGCGCCGGATCTGGATGCCTCGCTGCTGCTGTGGATGTCGGTGCTGCTGTCGGCGATCTACGACGCGGTGGCCCGCGCGGCCCGCGACTGGCTGGCGGCGTGGCTGGAAGAACGCGTGCCGGCCAATCTCGGCGCGCCGCTCTCGACGCTGCCGCGCTTTCAAGAGGCGTTGGGCCAACTGGATGCCTGGCTGTTCTCCAATCGGGTGCTGATTGATGCCGCCGCCAACGGCGCGGTGCCGCCGCAGGACGCCTTCCGCATCAAATACCTGGTCACGAACCAGGCTATCCAGGTAGTGGAAAAGGCGATTGAATTAAGCGGAAACCCCGGCCTGTCGCGCGCCAACGCGCTGCAGCGTCACTACCGCGATGTGCTGTGCAGCCGTATCCACACGCCGCAGAACGACACCATTTTAGTCAACAGCGGCAAGGCGGCTTTCGCCGCGCGCGCCGCCAGCAAAACCTCATCGTCCGGCGTGGCCGGCATTTCATCCATCACTGCAAAGGAAGCATCATGAGCATCGAATTCATCGGCTTTAGCGCCACCCAAGAAGTATCCGAAACCGTGCTGCCGCAGGGTTCCGTCGTCAACAAGAGCTTCCTGGGAGCGGTGGCCCGCGCCCACGAATACGCCGGTTTCGACCGCGTGCTGGTCGCCCACAGCAGCGCCTCGGTGGACGGCTTCCAGGTCGCCTCCTATATCGCTTCGCAGACGCAGAAGCTGGGCATCCTGCTGGCCCATCGCCCCGGCTTCGTGTCGCCGACGCTGGCGGCGCGCCAGTTCGCGACGCTGGACCATTTCAGCGACGGCCGCCTGGCGGTCCACGTCATCAGCGGTGGCGACGACACCGAACAGCAGCGCGATGGCGACTTCCTTGACCACGACCAGCGCTACCAGCGCACCGACGAATACCTGGACGTGGTCCGCAAGACGTGGACCTCGCAAGGGCCGTTCGACCACGAGGGCCCGATCTACCGCTTCAAGGGGCAGAACGCCGGCGTGCGCCCGCTGAACAACCAGCACATACCGGTCTACTTCGGCGGCTCGTCCGAGGCGGCCATCGAAGTCGCCGGCAAGCATGCGGACGTGTACGCGCTGTGGGGCGAGTCGCTGGCCCAGGTGGCGGAGACGATCGCCCGCGTGCGGGCCGCCGCCGCCAGGCATGGCCGCGCCGACAAGATCCGTTTCAGCCTGTCGCTGCGCCCCGTGCTCGCCGCGACCGAGGATCAGGCCTGGGCCAAGGCCGACGCCATCCTGGCCACCGCCACCGAACGCGTAAAGGGCAATGTCCATTTCAGCCAGCGCCCGCAGCAACCGCAGAACGCCGGCTCCCAGCGCCTGCTCGATACCGCTGCGCAGGGCAGGGTGGTCGACGAGCGCCTGTGGACCGGCATCGCCGCGCTGACCAAGGCGGCCGGCAATTCCACCGGCTTGGTGGGCACGCCGGAACAGGTGCGCGACGCGCTGCTCAAGTACTGGGAACTGGGCGTGACCACCTTCCTGATCCGTGGCTTCGACCCGATCCAGGACGCGCTGCAATACGGCCGCGAGCTGATTCCCCTGGTGCGCGCGGCGGTGGCCGAACGGGAAGCGTTGCAGGCCGGCGAACCTTCGCGCCTGGCCGCCTGATACGGAGCAGTCGATGACCCAGACCACCAGTCTAAATAGAGCCAACATCATTGTCGCCAGCCAGTTCGACGCCAAGGTCAACGCCTTGTTGGCCCAGCGTACGGGCCTGGCCGTGCGCGACGTCCCACCGGGTCCGCTGACGGCACTGCCGCAAGGCGCCGACGTCCTGTTCGCGCTGCCCGCGCCGAAAGGCCAGACGCTGTTGCAGACACCCGCGCCGGCCGGCTGGAACGAGGTGCGCTGGGTGCAACTGGCCTCGGTCGGCATCGATTACTACCCCGATTGGCTGTTCGACGGGCCGGTGGTCACCTCGGCGCGCGGCACCGCCTCGGTGGCCATCGCCGAATACGTGCTGGCTGCGATCTTCACAGCCGCCAAGCATATTCCGGAAATCTGGCTGGAGCAGGCCAGCGACTGGCGCCGCCTGTCGCTTGGCCTGGTGCAGGGGACGACGTTGGGGCTCTACGGCTTCGGCTCGATCGGCCAGGCGCTGGCGCAACGGGCGCTCGCGCTGGGAATCAAGGTGGTGGCGCTGCGCCGCTCCGACGCGCCGTTCGGTGTCGAAGGCGTCGAGCGGGTCGACTCGCTCGATCAACTGGTGGCGCGCTCGGATCATCTGGTGCTGGCGGCGCCGTCGACCGCCGAGACACGCCACGCCATCAGCCGCGCCGCGCTAGCCCATGCCAAACCCGGTCTGCACCTGATTAATATCGCGCGCGGCAACCTGGTCGACCACCAGGCGCTGCTCGACGCGCTCAACGAAGGCAAGGTGGCGTTGGCGACACTGGACGTGACCGACCCCGAGCCCCTGCCGGCCGGCCATGCGTTCTACGGCCACC encodes:
- a CDS encoding acyl-CoA/acyl-ACP dehydrogenase, with product MTTSVLRLPVIDPAHQLDSPEFAALLEGLSAEFAATAERHDRDGSFPHQNFERLHELGLLGLTVPRALGGLGASLAQTTRVVAAVARGEPSTALVLTMQYLHHASGRQSKWPPHLLHRVVEETLRDGALINALRVEPELGTPARGGLPATTARRTPEGWRISGRKIYSTGIPRLTWLGVWARSDDPEPLVGSWLVRRDTPGITVIENWDHLGMRATGSHEVVFDDVLVPLDHAVEVAPAGAAPDLDASLLLWMSVLLSAIYDAVARAARDWLAAWLEERVPANLGAPLSTLPRFQEALGQLDAWLFSNRVLIDAAANGAVPPQDAFRIKYLVTNQAIQVVEKAIELSGNPGLSRANALQRHYRDVLCSRIHTPQNDTILVNSGKAAFAARAASKTSSSGVAGISSITAKEAS
- a CDS encoding LLM class flavin-dependent oxidoreductase, with the translated sequence MSIEFIGFSATQEVSETVLPQGSVVNKSFLGAVARAHEYAGFDRVLVAHSSASVDGFQVASYIASQTQKLGILLAHRPGFVSPTLAARQFATLDHFSDGRLAVHVISGGDDTEQQRDGDFLDHDQRYQRTDEYLDVVRKTWTSQGPFDHEGPIYRFKGQNAGVRPLNNQHIPVYFGGSSEAAIEVAGKHADVYALWGESLAQVAETIARVRAAAARHGRADKIRFSLSLRPVLAATEDQAWAKADAILATATERVKGNVHFSQRPQQPQNAGSQRLLDTAAQGRVVDERLWTGIAALTKAAGNSTGLVGTPEQVRDALLKYWELGVTTFLIRGFDPIQDALQYGRELIPLVRAAVAEREALQAGEPSRLAA
- a CDS encoding D-isomer specific 2-hydroxyacid dehydrogenase family protein; this translates as MTQTTSLNRANIIVASQFDAKVNALLAQRTGLAVRDVPPGPLTALPQGADVLFALPAPKGQTLLQTPAPAGWNEVRWVQLASVGIDYYPDWLFDGPVVTSARGTASVAIAEYVLAAIFTAAKHIPEIWLEQASDWRRLSLGLVQGTTLGLYGFGSIGQALAQRALALGIKVVALRRSDAPFGVEGVERVDSLDQLVARSDHLVLAAPSTAETRHAISRAALAHAKPGLHLINIARGNLVDHQALLDALNEGKVALATLDVTDPEPLPAGHAFYGHPRVRLSPHISPSTDQIVPALIDKFVLNLDRFRSGEPLTDVVDTARGY